The following coding sequences lie in one Pectobacterium sp. A5351 genomic window:
- the yjiA gene encoding GTPase, with the protein MTQPLYVTILTGFLGAGKTTLLRHILNADHGYKIAVIENEFGEVPIDNTLIGERASQITTLSNGCICCTQSNALADALLDLIDGVDNGTLDFDHVIIECTGMADPGPVAQTFFSHEVICERFVLDGIITLVDAVHAQQQLDQFTIAQSQIGYADRILLTKTDVANEDDTLLPRLQRINARAPIYPVVHGDIDLSVLFNIDGFVLGDNVLSDKLDVKTPVFRFVAPAQNNVQSIVVYLDKAVELQSVSDVMENLLLQFSDNLLRYKGILAINGDDRRLLFQGVQRLYSADWDREWQPNEERKSVLVFIGVDLPEQEIRDAFARLTA; encoded by the coding sequence ATGACTCAACCACTTTATGTCACTATTCTGACCGGTTTTCTCGGCGCGGGAAAAACCACCTTATTACGACATATCCTGAATGCCGATCACGGCTATAAAATCGCCGTGATTGAAAATGAATTCGGCGAAGTGCCGATTGATAATACGTTAATCGGCGAACGCGCCAGCCAAATTACGACACTGAGCAACGGCTGCATCTGCTGCACGCAGTCCAATGCGTTGGCCGATGCGCTGCTCGATCTGATTGATGGCGTAGATAACGGTACGCTGGATTTTGATCACGTCATTATTGAATGCACCGGTATGGCCGATCCCGGGCCGGTAGCGCAGACTTTCTTCTCTCATGAGGTTATCTGCGAGCGTTTTGTTCTGGATGGCATCATCACGCTGGTGGATGCGGTACACGCGCAACAGCAGCTCGATCAGTTCACTATCGCGCAGTCGCAGATTGGCTATGCCGACCGCATACTGCTAACTAAAACCGATGTGGCAAATGAAGACGACACGCTGCTACCGCGTCTTCAGCGCATTAATGCGCGAGCACCGATCTATCCCGTAGTACACGGCGATATCGATCTGAGCGTGTTGTTTAACATCGATGGCTTTGTTCTCGGCGATAATGTGCTCAGTGACAAACTGGACGTGAAAACGCCTGTATTCCGCTTTGTTGCCCCTGCGCAGAATAACGTGCAATCAATCGTTGTGTATCTCGATAAGGCGGTTGAGCTTCAGTCCGTTTCCGATGTGATGGAAAACCTGCTACTGCAATTCTCCGATAATCTACTGCGTTATAAAGGCATTCTGGCTATTAACGGTGACGATCGCCGTTTGCTGTTCCAGGGCGTTCAGCGTTTGTACAGCGCCGACTGGGACAGAGAATGGCAGCCGAATGAAGAAAGAAAGAGCGTGCTGGTGTTTATTGGTGTGGACTTACCTGAACAGGAAATCCGTGACGCTTTCGCTCGCCTGACGGCATAG
- a CDS encoding YbdD/YjiX family protein → MFGNLGKAGKYLGQAARMLVGMPDYDTYVQHMQTNHPDKPVMTYEEFFRERQQARYGGDGKGGMRCC, encoded by the coding sequence ATGTTTGGCAATCTGGGAAAAGCAGGAAAATATTTGGGCCAGGCGGCGCGTATGCTGGTCGGTATGCCAGACTATGACACCTATGTGCAGCATATGCAGACCAACCACCCGGATAAACCTGTGATGACGTACGAAGAATTTTTCCGCGAACGCCAGCAGGCGCGTTACGGCGGAGATGGCAAAGGCGGGATGCGCTGCTGTTAA
- a CDS encoding carbon starvation CstA family protein, with product MKSSSILKHIPWMILGIIGAACLGVVALRRGEHVSALWIIVASVAVYLVAYRYYSLYIAQKVMKLDPTRATPAVVNNDGLNYVPTNRNVLFGHHFAAIAGAGPLVGPVLAAQVGYLPGTLWLLAGVVLAGAVQDFMVLFISTRRNGASLGEIVKKELGPVPGTIALFGCFLIMIIILAVLALIVVKALAESPWGVFTVCSTVPIALFMGIYMRFIRPGKVGEVSVMGIVLLVLAIWFGGVVAHDPYWGPALTFKDTTITYTLIGYAFVSALLPVWLILAPRDYLATFLKIGVIVGLAIGIVILNPDLKMPAVTQFVDGTGPVWKGTLFPFLFITIACGAVSGFHALIASGTTPKLLANENDARFIGYGAMLMESFVAVMALVAASIIEPGLYFAMNTPPAALGITMPDLHRLGTADAPMILAQLQDVSAHAAATVSSWGFVISPEQILQTAKDIGEPSVLNRAGGAPTLAVGIAHVFHQIIPGADMGFWYHFGILFEALFILTALDAGTRAGRFMLQDLLGNFVPFLKKTDSLIAGIIGTAGCVGLWGYLLYQGVVDPLGGVKSLWPLFGISNQMLAAVALILGTVILIKMKRTQYIWVTLLPAIWLLICTTWALGLKLFSDNPQLEGFFYMANMFKGKIAEGGADLSAQQIANMNHIVTNNYTNAGLSILFLIVVYSIIAYGIKEALAARKVAERTDQETPYVPVPEGGVKVSSGH from the coding sequence ATGAAGAGCAGTTCCATTCTTAAACACATCCCCTGGATGATTCTTGGAATCATCGGGGCTGCCTGCCTCGGCGTAGTCGCACTACGTCGCGGTGAGCATGTCAGTGCATTATGGATTATTGTTGCTTCTGTCGCCGTTTACCTCGTGGCCTATCGATACTACAGCCTGTATATCGCACAGAAAGTCATGAAGTTGGATCCGACCAGAGCAACTCCTGCCGTTGTTAATAACGACGGTCTTAACTATGTGCCGACGAACCGTAACGTCCTGTTCGGGCACCACTTTGCCGCTATCGCTGGTGCAGGCCCGCTGGTTGGGCCGGTACTGGCCGCGCAGGTCGGTTACTTGCCGGGCACCTTATGGCTGCTGGCCGGGGTAGTGCTGGCAGGTGCAGTACAGGACTTCATGGTTCTGTTTATTTCAACCCGCCGCAATGGTGCGTCGCTAGGCGAAATCGTTAAGAAAGAACTGGGCCCTGTACCGGGTACGATTGCGCTGTTCGGCTGCTTCCTGATCATGATCATTATTCTTGCCGTACTGGCGCTGATTGTGGTGAAAGCACTGGCAGAAAGTCCATGGGGCGTCTTTACCGTTTGTTCAACGGTGCCGATCGCGCTGTTTATGGGCATTTACATGCGCTTTATCCGTCCGGGTAAAGTCGGTGAAGTCTCAGTGATGGGTATCGTGCTGCTGGTCTTGGCGATCTGGTTCGGCGGCGTGGTTGCACATGACCCGTACTGGGGCCCGGCGCTGACCTTCAAAGATACGACGATTACCTATACGCTGATTGGCTATGCTTTCGTGTCTGCGCTGCTGCCGGTATGGTTGATTCTGGCTCCGCGTGACTATCTGGCAACCTTCCTGAAAATCGGTGTCATCGTCGGTCTGGCGATTGGTATCGTGATCCTGAACCCGGATCTGAAAATGCCAGCGGTAACGCAGTTTGTGGATGGCACTGGCCCGGTCTGGAAAGGTACGCTGTTCCCGTTCCTGTTTATTACTATCGCCTGTGGCGCTGTATCTGGTTTCCACGCGCTGATTGCGTCCGGTACCACACCGAAACTGCTGGCTAACGAAAACGATGCGCGTTTCATCGGCTACGGTGCCATGCTGATGGAATCTTTCGTTGCGGTGATGGCGCTGGTTGCGGCATCGATTATCGAACCCGGTCTGTACTTCGCGATGAACACCCCGCCAGCGGCGCTGGGTATTACGATGCCGGATCTGCACCGACTGGGCACGGCGGATGCGCCGATGATCTTGGCGCAGTTGCAGGATGTCTCCGCCCACGCGGCGGCGACCGTTAGCTCCTGGGGCTTCGTCATTTCTCCAGAGCAGATTCTGCAAACGGCGAAAGATATCGGTGAACCTTCTGTTCTGAACCGTGCTGGTGGCGCACCAACGCTGGCTGTTGGTATCGCACACGTGTTCCACCAGATCATTCCTGGTGCCGACATGGGCTTCTGGTATCACTTCGGTATTCTGTTTGAAGCGCTGTTCATCCTGACTGCGCTGGATGCAGGCACACGTGCTGGCCGCTTCATGTTGCAGGATCTGTTGGGTAACTTCGTTCCGTTCCTGAAGAAAACCGACTCTCTGATTGCAGGCATCATCGGTACGGCGGGCTGCGTCGGCCTGTGGGGTTACCTGCTGTATCAAGGCGTGGTCGATCCGCTGGGCGGCGTGAAGAGCCTGTGGCCGTTGTTCGGTATCTCTAACCAGATGCTGGCTGCCGTCGCGCTGATTCTGGGTACGGTGATTCTGATTAAGATGAAACGGACACAGTACATCTGGGTAACGCTGCTTCCGGCGATTTGGCTGCTGATCTGTACGACCTGGGCGCTGGGTCTGAAACTGTTCAGCGACAACCCGCAGTTGGAAGGCTTCTTCTATATGGCGAACATGTTCAAGGGCAAAATTGCGGAAGGCGGTGCTGACCTGAGCGCGCAGCAGATTGCGAACATGAACCATATCGTGACCAACAACTATACCAACGCCGGTCTGAGCATTCTGTTCCTGATCGTGGTGTACAGCATTATTGCGTATGGTATTAAAGAGGCACTGGCCGCCCGTAAAGTGGCTGAACGTACCGATCAGGAAACGCCGTATGTGCCGGTTCCTGAAGGTGGCGTGAAAGTCTCTTCCGGCCACTAA
- a CDS encoding discoidin domain-containing protein — translation MKDINIEINVCDSTGKSTCIVHPPIQVNPYTCCHSDNGGGQEPGVSGVASVFGRTGIVTAQAGDYTADQITETATRQFASPDEKAVWNAKQDALLSGTTIRTVFGQSLLGSGDISPTPAQMGVAAIGHTHTTAEITDYTPKTKQLIHSSLEAGAGVTLSYNPVNEKTVISAVGGTGAGGSGYIVADRQGVTAGQNHAFSISPQNTFNLAAYALKEEAGAANQTYVVDDFNASSEPNYNATSDVIFDGKMHEFSGEEFTLSKDGNIYSAPVRADGKFINISVVKKSVVPKMTSNTNPVGYVISASDMSRPQFLPYFAFDDNNNLSSNEYDSWGGLNAATVASPHWIRVDLPTPTKISSYSFANRTVIYNNGPKNWIFQGSNDGGNTWDNLHVVNDDINNTLGAVRSYSLPSPGTYKSFRLFVTAGCNNNNYLTLKKFNLFQPEKFLISSKDKWYSANNGVLTEISTADFDSGFTNSGWISNASISDMLPIKVVGNAQIDLLSSYIPYTQIAIQKSLMSAVWSKINAATLTATQAGNGKVRVAVTRDLVNWHVLRSGAWVDVGALSADTAGATKLIADGMTPAELGAITAAQWTQLFSTNNGVPDSLAFAFALDITDPAADVATIDRLVLNINDASSWKVQSPAEVEIRWRTDSVTFRTVTAGNYKLAYQVP, via the coding sequence ATGAAAGACATTAATATTGAAATCAATGTTTGTGACAGCACAGGTAAATCAACATGTATCGTTCATCCTCCTATTCAGGTTAATCCCTATACCTGCTGCCATTCAGATAATGGCGGCGGTCAAGAACCCGGCGTCTCCGGTGTTGCTTCTGTATTCGGGCGTACCGGCATCGTAACCGCACAAGCTGGGGACTATACGGCCGATCAAATTACTGAAACTGCCACCAGGCAATTTGCCTCGCCGGATGAAAAGGCGGTCTGGAATGCAAAGCAGGACGCATTACTCTCTGGTACCACTATCCGCACTGTCTTTGGTCAATCGCTGCTGGGTAGTGGTGATATTTCACCTACGCCGGCACAAATGGGCGTTGCAGCCATCGGGCATACTCATACCACGGCGGAAATCACTGACTACACGCCAAAAACGAAGCAGCTTATTCATTCCTCGCTGGAGGCTGGGGCAGGTGTAACGCTGAGTTATAACCCGGTGAATGAGAAAACGGTAATTAGCGCGGTGGGGGGGACGGGCGCAGGCGGTTCGGGCTATATCGTTGCCGATCGTCAGGGCGTAACGGCGGGGCAGAATCACGCGTTCAGCATTAGCCCACAAAATACATTTAACCTCGCGGCGTATGCGCTGAAAGAAGAAGCGGGTGCGGCGAATCAGACTTATGTGGTTGATGACTTTAATGCATCGAGTGAGCCTAATTATAACGCGACAAGTGATGTTATTTTTGATGGTAAAATGCATGAATTTTCTGGTGAAGAGTTTACGCTTAGTAAGGATGGAAACATCTACTCTGCGCCAGTTCGAGCAGATGGAAAATTTATTAATATTTCTGTTGTTAAAAAATCTGTTGTTCCCAAAATGACATCGAACACAAATCCCGTTGGGTATGTCATTAGTGCTAGTGATATGTCCAGGCCTCAGTTCTTACCTTATTTTGCATTTGATGATAACAATAACTTATCTAGCAATGAATATGATTCTTGGGGAGGATTAAATGCTGCGACTGTCGCCAGTCCTCACTGGATTAGGGTTGATCTACCAACCCCGACGAAAATTTCCAGTTATAGCTTTGCTAACAGAACGGTCATTTACAATAATGGACCAAAGAACTGGATTTTTCAGGGATCTAATGATGGTGGCAATACCTGGGATAATTTGCATGTTGTAAATGATGACATCAATAACACGCTGGGCGCCGTTCGTAGCTATAGCTTGCCATCTCCTGGAACATATAAAAGTTTCCGGTTATTTGTTACTGCTGGTTGTAATAATAATAACTATTTAACATTGAAGAAATTTAACTTATTTCAGCCTGAAAAGTTTTTAATTAGCAGTAAGGATAAGTGGTATTCTGCGAATAATGGCGTCTTGACTGAAATTTCCACCGCTGATTTCGATAGTGGTTTCACTAATTCGGGCTGGATATCGAATGCATCAATTTCTGACATGCTGCCAATCAAGGTTGTTGGCAATGCTCAAATTGATTTATTGTCGTCGTATATTCCTTACACGCAAATAGCCATTCAAAAATCACTGATGTCCGCAGTATGGTCAAAAATCAATGCCGCAACGCTCACAGCCACACAGGCAGGCAACGGCAAAGTGCGTGTCGCTGTCACGCGGGATTTAGTGAACTGGCATGTCTTGCGGAGCGGAGCGTGGGTTGATGTGGGGGCGCTGTCAGCCGATACGGCGGGCGCAACGAAACTGATCGCCGACGGTATGACGCCTGCAGAGCTTGGCGCTATTACGGCGGCCCAGTGGACGCAACTGTTTTCCACAAACAACGGTGTGCCGGACTCGCTTGCCTTTGCGTTCGCGCTTGATATTACCGATCCGGCGGCAGATGTCGCGACCATTGACCGACTAGTGCTGAACATTAACGATGCGTCGAGTTGGAAAGTGCAGTCTCCCGCAGAAGTGGAGATCCGCTGGCGCACCGACAGCGTGACATTCCGCACCGTAACGGCAGGCAATTACAAACTGGCGTATCAGGTTCCGTAA
- the ushA gene encoding bifunctional UDP-sugar hydrolase/5'-nucleotidase UshA — MRFSIKALGCAMAVSLALTPVMSMAWVKDKTYAITILHTNDHHGHFWHNDHGEYGLAAQKTLVDQIRQEVASKGGSVLLLSGGDINTGVPESDLQDAEPDFRGMNMVGYDAMALGNHEFDNPLSVLRQQEKWAKFPLLSANIYQKSTNQRLFKPYALFDKQGVKIAVIGLTTDDTAKLGNPEYFTDIEFRNPSTEAKQVVEQLRKSEKPDVIIAATHMGHYDDGNHGSNAPGDVEMARSLPAGYLDMIVGGHSQDPVCMAQENRKQVDYVPGTPCAPDRQNGTWIVQAHEWGKYLGRADFTFRNGELKLEHYQLIPINLKKKIEKDGKTERVFYTHEITQDPDVVKMLTPFQEKGQAQLGIRIGSVKGKLEGDRNQVRFRQTNLAHVLLSAQLERAGADFAVMSGGGVRDSIESGEITYKDVLKVQPFANTLVYVDMKGSDVEKYLAVAANKKVDSGAYAQFLNVSLTADGQGVRNVKIKGEPLQADKVYRMATLNFNAMGGDGYPRLDNLPGYVNTGFVDAEVLKQYIEKHSPLDAEAYAPKGEIVYK; from the coding sequence ATGCGCTTTTCAATAAAAGCTCTGGGATGTGCGATGGCGGTATCGCTGGCGCTAACACCTGTTATGTCAATGGCTTGGGTGAAAGATAAAACATACGCCATCACCATTTTGCATACGAATGACCACCACGGCCACTTCTGGCATAACGATCACGGCGAATATGGGCTGGCGGCGCAAAAAACGCTGGTCGATCAGATTCGTCAGGAAGTGGCGAGTAAAGGTGGCAGCGTATTGCTGCTTTCCGGCGGTGATATTAATACTGGCGTGCCTGAGTCCGATTTACAGGATGCGGAGCCAGATTTTCGTGGTATGAACATGGTTGGCTATGATGCGATGGCGCTTGGCAACCACGAATTTGATAATCCACTGTCTGTCCTGCGTCAGCAGGAGAAATGGGCAAAATTCCCGCTGTTATCGGCCAATATCTACCAGAAAAGCACCAATCAGCGCTTATTTAAGCCTTATGCTCTGTTCGACAAGCAAGGTGTGAAAATCGCGGTTATCGGCCTGACAACGGACGATACGGCCAAATTAGGCAATCCTGAGTATTTTACCGATATCGAATTCCGTAATCCTTCTACGGAAGCGAAGCAGGTTGTTGAACAATTGCGTAAGAGCGAAAAGCCAGATGTGATTATTGCTGCGACGCACATGGGGCACTATGACGACGGTAATCATGGTTCCAATGCACCGGGCGATGTAGAAATGGCACGTAGCCTGCCAGCCGGCTATTTGGACATGATCGTCGGGGGGCACTCGCAGGATCCGGTCTGTATGGCGCAGGAAAATAGAAAACAGGTGGATTATGTGCCGGGTACGCCTTGTGCTCCCGATCGTCAGAACGGCACCTGGATTGTTCAGGCGCATGAGTGGGGGAAATATCTTGGCCGTGCTGATTTCACCTTCCGCAATGGTGAATTGAAGCTTGAGCACTATCAGTTGATCCCCATCAACCTGAAGAAAAAGATAGAAAAAGACGGCAAGACCGAACGTGTTTTCTATACGCATGAAATCACGCAGGATCCTGACGTTGTGAAAATGCTGACGCCGTTCCAGGAAAAAGGGCAGGCGCAGTTGGGCATCAGGATCGGCAGTGTGAAAGGCAAACTCGAAGGCGATCGTAATCAGGTGCGTTTCCGTCAGACCAATCTGGCGCACGTGCTGCTGTCGGCACAACTTGAGCGTGCAGGTGCGGATTTTGCTGTCATGAGCGGCGGTGGCGTTCGTGACTCGATTGAATCCGGTGAGATCACTTATAAAGATGTCCTTAAGGTTCAGCCGTTTGCCAACACGCTGGTTTATGTGGATATGAAAGGCAGCGATGTCGAGAAATATCTGGCCGTCGCAGCGAATAAAAAGGTGGATTCCGGTGCCTATGCGCAATTCCTCAACGTCAGTTTGACGGCGGACGGGCAGGGCGTACGGAACGTGAAAATCAAAGGTGAGCCATTGCAGGCCGATAAAGTTTATCGCATGGCAACGCTGAACTTTAATGCGATGGGCGGCGATGGCTACCCGCGTCTTGATAATCTGCCGGGCTATGTGAACACCGGCTTTGTCGATGCTGAAGTGCTGAAACAATATATCGAGAAGCACTCTCCGCTGGACGCGGAAGCCTACGCGCCGAAAGGTGAGATTGTTTATAAGTAA
- the ybaL gene encoding YbaL family putative K(+) efflux transporter translates to MHAATPLISTIAGGLVLAFLLGILANRLRISPLVGYLTAGVLVGPFTPGFVADTSLASELAELGVILLMFGVGLHFSLKDLMAVKSIAIPGAIAQIAVATLLGMGLSSMLGWSLASGLVFGLCLSTASTVVLLRALEERQLIDSQRGQIAIGWLIVEDLAMVLTLVLLPAFGDMIGAEHADTSKLLADLAWTIGKVIAFITLMIVVGRRLVPWVLAKSASTGSRELFTLAVLAMALGIAFGAVKLFDVSFALGAFFAGVVLNESELSQRAAHDTLPLRDAFAVLFFVSVGMLFDPMILLNDPISVLITLAIIVFGKSAAAFVLVRLFGHSKRTALTISASLAQIGEFAFILAGLGIVLGLLSEEGRNLVLAGAILSIMINPLLFTLLERYLAKHETIEEQIVEEAIEEEKQIPVDMCNHALLVGYGRVGSLIGAKLHQAGIPIVVIENSRTRVDALREQGIKAVLGNATKPEIMDIARLDCARWLLLTIPNGYEAGEIVAAAREKRADLEIIARAHYDDEVSYITEHGANEVVMGEREIANSMITLLKLDDVPPAPQACPI, encoded by the coding sequence ATGCATGCTGCAACACCGCTAATTTCTACTATCGCTGGAGGGCTGGTTCTTGCCTTCCTCCTGGGCATTCTGGCAAACCGCCTGCGAATCTCTCCCCTTGTTGGTTACCTTACCGCAGGCGTACTTGTCGGTCCTTTTACCCCTGGCTTTGTCGCTGATACGTCACTGGCCTCCGAGCTGGCTGAACTTGGCGTCATCCTGCTGATGTTTGGCGTCGGCCTGCACTTCTCGCTGAAAGACCTCATGGCGGTAAAGTCCATCGCCATTCCTGGCGCCATAGCCCAGATTGCCGTGGCGACGCTGCTTGGAATGGGATTATCCTCCATGCTGGGTTGGAGCCTGGCGAGCGGCCTGGTTTTCGGCCTCTGTCTGTCCACCGCCAGTACCGTGGTTCTGCTACGCGCGCTGGAGGAACGACAGCTTATTGATAGCCAACGCGGTCAAATCGCCATCGGCTGGCTGATTGTGGAAGATCTGGCGATGGTGCTGACGCTGGTTCTGCTACCGGCCTTCGGCGATATGATCGGCGCTGAGCATGCTGACACCAGCAAACTGCTAGCCGATTTGGCCTGGACCATCGGTAAAGTGATTGCGTTTATCACCCTGATGATTGTTGTGGGTCGCCGTCTGGTGCCGTGGGTGTTGGCAAAAAGCGCCAGCACTGGTTCACGCGAGCTTTTCACGCTGGCGGTGTTAGCAATGGCACTGGGTATCGCCTTCGGCGCAGTGAAACTGTTTGATGTCTCCTTTGCGCTGGGTGCCTTCTTCGCTGGCGTGGTACTAAACGAATCAGAACTCAGCCAGCGTGCGGCGCACGATACGCTGCCGCTGCGCGATGCTTTCGCCGTACTGTTCTTCGTTTCTGTCGGTATGCTGTTTGATCCGATGATCCTGCTCAACGACCCCATTTCCGTGCTGATCACCCTGGCCATTATCGTGTTCGGTAAGTCAGCCGCCGCTTTCGTGCTGGTTCGACTCTTTGGCCACTCAAAACGGACGGCATTAACGATTTCCGCCAGTCTGGCGCAGATCGGTGAGTTTGCCTTTATTTTGGCTGGGCTCGGCATTGTGTTGGGGCTGCTGTCCGAAGAGGGGCGGAATCTGGTGCTGGCCGGCGCTATACTCTCCATCATGATAAACCCGCTGCTGTTTACGCTGCTTGAACGCTATCTGGCGAAGCATGAAACCATCGAAGAGCAGATCGTGGAAGAAGCGATTGAGGAAGAGAAACAGATTCCTGTCGATATGTGCAATCATGCGCTGCTGGTCGGCTATGGTCGCGTAGGGAGCCTGATTGGTGCCAAACTGCATCAGGCTGGCATTCCCATCGTGGTCATTGAGAATTCCCGTACCCGCGTTGATGCCTTGCGTGAACAGGGAATTAAAGCGGTATTGGGTAACGCGACCAAGCCTGAAATCATGGACATTGCGCGTCTGGACTGTGCCCGCTGGTTATTGCTGACGATTCCGAACGGCTATGAAGCGGGGGAAATTGTCGCGGCAGCCCGTGAGAAGCGCGCTGACCTGGAGATTATTGCCCGCGCGCACTACGACGATGAAGTCAGCTACATTACCGAGCACGGTGCCAACGAGGTGGTCATGGGCGAGCGGGAGATTGCCAATAGCATGATCACGCTGCTGAAGCTGGATGATGTTCCCCCAGCACCTCAGGCGTGTCCTATCTAA
- the hemH gene encoding ferrochelatase, whose translation MKQEKYGVLMVNLGTPDAPTPQAVKRYLAEFLSDRRVVDTPRLLWWPLLRGIILPTRSPRVAKLYQSVWMEGGSPLLVISRRQQQALAARMPETPVELGMSYGSPSLRSALDKLLAQGVTQLVVLPMYPQYSCSTTAAVWDGLATQLRDNRQLPAIRFIRDYAEHSAYIAALKHRVEQSFAEHGEPDRLVISYHGIPVRYANEGDDYPQRCRATTEALIAALGLPAEKVMMTFQSRFGREPWLTPYTDETMQGLPAQGVKHIQIMCPGFAADCLETLEEIQEQNREIFLHAGGEAFHYIPALNDDPLHIDLLEQLVSKAE comes from the coding sequence ATGAAACAAGAGAAATACGGTGTGCTGATGGTGAACTTAGGGACACCCGATGCGCCGACGCCGCAGGCGGTGAAGCGTTATCTGGCGGAGTTTCTGAGCGATCGCCGCGTAGTGGATACGCCACGTCTGCTATGGTGGCCGCTGCTGCGCGGTATCATTCTGCCAACTCGCTCACCACGAGTGGCGAAGCTCTATCAATCGGTCTGGATGGAAGGAGGATCGCCGCTGTTGGTGATTAGCCGTCGACAGCAGCAGGCACTGGCGGCGCGAATGCCGGAAACGCCCGTTGAGCTGGGGATGAGCTATGGTTCACCCAGCCTGCGTTCGGCGCTGGATAAATTACTGGCGCAGGGCGTAACGCAACTGGTGGTCTTGCCGATGTATCCGCAATATTCCTGCTCAACAACCGCAGCAGTGTGGGATGGGCTAGCGACACAGCTGCGTGATAATCGCCAACTGCCTGCGATTCGCTTTATCCGTGATTACGCCGAGCATTCTGCTTATATTGCAGCGCTGAAGCACCGTGTCGAGCAGTCTTTTGCTGAACATGGTGAACCGGACAGGTTAGTAATCTCTTATCACGGTATCCCCGTGCGGTATGCCAATGAAGGAGATGACTATCCGCAGCGCTGTCGGGCGACGACAGAGGCGCTGATTGCCGCACTGGGACTACCGGCAGAGAAAGTGATGATGACCTTCCAGTCGCGCTTTGGCCGTGAACCCTGGCTGACGCCGTACACGGATGAAACCATGCAGGGGCTGCCCGCGCAGGGCGTTAAACATATTCAGATTATGTGCCCAGGTTTTGCTGCTGACTGTCTGGAAACGTTGGAAGAGATTCAGGAACAGAACCGTGAAATTTTCCTTCATGCAGGCGGAGAGGCTTTCCACTATATTCCGGCGCTTAATGACGATCCGCTGCACATCGATCTGCTGGAACAGTTAGTGAGTAAAGCAGAGTAG
- the adk gene encoding adenylate kinase — translation MRIILLGAPGAGKGTQAQFIMEKYGIPQISTGDMLRAAVKAGTELGKQAKEIMDAGKLVTDELVIALVKERIAQDDCRNGFLLDGFPRTIPQADAMKEAGINVDYVIEFAVPDELIIDRIVGRRVHAASGRVYHVKFNPPKVEGKDDVTGEELTIRKDDHEDTVRKRLVEYHQQTAPLVSYYQKEADAGNTRYFKVEGTRKVEEVRAELETILG, via the coding sequence ATGCGTATTATTCTGCTGGGCGCTCCGGGCGCAGGCAAAGGTACTCAGGCTCAATTCATCATGGAAAAATACGGTATTCCGCAGATTTCCACGGGTGACATGCTGCGTGCAGCGGTAAAAGCCGGTACTGAATTGGGCAAGCAGGCTAAAGAAATCATGGACGCGGGTAAACTGGTCACTGATGAACTGGTCATTGCTCTGGTTAAAGAGCGCATCGCCCAGGACGATTGCCGTAACGGTTTTCTGCTGGATGGCTTCCCACGCACCATCCCGCAAGCTGATGCCATGAAAGAAGCAGGCATCAATGTCGATTACGTTATCGAATTTGCCGTTCCTGACGAACTGATTATCGATCGTATCGTTGGTCGTCGCGTCCATGCCGCGTCTGGTCGTGTCTATCATGTAAAATTCAATCCGCCTAAAGTTGAAGGCAAAGACGACGTGACGGGCGAAGAGCTGACTATTCGTAAAGACGATCACGAAGATACCGTGCGTAAGCGTCTGGTTGAATATCATCAGCAGACGGCACCACTGGTTTCTTACTATCAGAAAGAAGCGGATGCGGGCAACACGCGCTATTTCAAAGTAGAAGGCACGCGTAAAGTGGAAGAAGTTCGCGCAGAACTGGAAACTATTCTGGGCTAA